ACAGGTCATACATGAGGCGCTGGATCAGGCCGAGAGAGTCTCGCCTCACGGAGACGTTACTTGCTGCGCCAGGGGCGATAGGAGGCAGGGCGACGGCGCCCAGGTTCGCGAAGGCGTCAGAGAACTGGGCCAGGTTCGATTGGTCGATCACGAAGGGCGACGACGCCGGGTGTTCGACGTAGACCGTGCTCAGTTCGGCTACGGCGGCATCGAAGCAGACGAAGGAGCAGCCGAACCCGCCCGGGTAGGCCTCGGTGCGGAACGGCAGGATCTGGATCTTCACGTGCGGAAGGCAAGCCATCTCCACCATGTGCTCCACCTGACGTTGCATGACTTCGCGACCTACGAACTCCATGCGCAGCGCTGCCTCGTGGATCACCGCGTGGAACTCCGGAGGCTTCGGATCGGTCAGTAGGCGCTGCCTTCGTAGCCGGAACTCGACGAACTGCTCCCTGTTCTCGGCGGGCATGTCCGGGTGACCGGCCTTGAACAGTGCCCGCATGTACTCGGGCGTCTGAAGCATTCCCGGCACGTTGACCCACTGGAAGGCCCGGAGCCGCACGGACATCGACTCCAACTCCGCCAGGTCCCGTACCGCTTGGTTATGTGGCGGGTGCTCGTACTCGGACCACCAGCCGCGCCCGTTGGACTGGCTCATCGCGATCAGTGATTCGATCAGCCGTTCTTGCTTGCAACCGCAGAACGCTGCCAGACCCCTGATCTTCTCGGGCGAGATCGATGTACGCCCCGCTTCGATGTGGTTCAGGTGCGCGGCACTGAGGCCCACCTCGGCACCCGCCTTGGTGGCGGTGAGGCCGACGTCTTCCCGCATCCGTCGCAGTTCAGCGCCCAAACGCCGTTGCCGCTGACTGGGTTTGCCGCGCAGTCCCATGATCGTCCTCCTTGCAGACTGGCTTCAGTCTGCCGCACATCCTTGCGGTATCAAGCCGCTATCACTCGCCGGAGTGAACTGGCCGCAGGACGTTGCATCGCGGCGGAGTTCGTTCTAGCTTGAAACCTCCTCGCTCGGTCGTCGCGAGCCCGAAGTGCACCTGCCGCCACCCGTTGGCGAACGGGCGAGCCACGGGCTGATCAACTCTGGAGTGATGCATGTGTCTTGTCCCCGTGCGGTCCGGGACCGCCGGTTTCGCCCTGCACTTTCCGGCTCATCCGGTCTGGGTGCGCAACGCCCGGCAGGCGGTACGCACCGCGCTGCGCTCGGTCGATGTCGCCAATGACGAACTCGTCGACACCGCCGTCCTCCTGACCTCCGAGCTGGTCAGCAACGCGATCTCGGCGTCGCTCAACTGCCTCACGCCGCCGCCCGTCGACATACACGCCTTCTGGTCCCCGGAAGGCCATCTCCAGGTCAAGGTCTACGACCGCGCCCCCGGCGACCCCGAGGTTCCCGGCGAACTGCCCCCACTCGACGACGAGTACGGACGCGGCCTGCTCCTCCTGGCCCACTGCGCGCGGGAATGGGCGATCTGCCGCCACGCCCCGGGGCCGGGCAAGACGGTGTGGTTCCAACTGTGACCCGCCGCATGCCCGAGCTGCCCAAGGACGAACTGATCCGCCTTTACCGAGCCGGCCGATCCCTCAACTCCCTCGCCCGCGACCACGGAGTCTCCGCCCCCTACCTGACCAAGCGCTTCAAAGAATGGAACGTCCCCCTCCGCGACCGCGCCCAGGCCGCCAAGCTGAGGCGATGACCAGGTGACGGTGCTGGCTGTTGACTCGACAGGCAGTCGGTCCCTCGTGTTTGCCGTCGCTCGGAGCGGAACAGCATGCCATTGCCACGTATCTGAATCTGACCGCTGTGCGTCTCCAGTAGCCGTGCGTACCACCCAACCGGTTGTTCCGGGTGGAGTTCAGTAGCGAACCGTCACGCGAGGGGAATGATGCCATTTTCTGCCGTCCAGTTCGATTCAGGTTTCTATGAGCGAGTCGTCTCTGAATGCGGATACTCCGACTTGAGTGTCGAGCCCTTCGGTGCAGGATTCGCTGGCCAGAGCGCCGATCTGCTGGCAATTCGCTACTTGTGGCAGTCGAATCTCAGTACCTACGCCCGAACAGATCGCGCCGCGCGGATCGTCACCATAGGGTTCGGTATGAGCGGACCGCCACATATGGGAACTGTTTGTCAGCTCTTGGGCATCAGGCGGCTTCAAGAGGCCGGGGAGACCTGTCAGGTCGTCTTCGGCGACCTGGATGCCTGCACCGGCAAGAGGCGAGACCTTCAAGCCGTACGTGCCCTGGCCGCGCAGTACCGGTTGTTCGCGAACCGCCTCGGAATCGAGCCCGATCTCCTTCTTCTCGGTCGCAATATGATGCCCTTTCGGTCCTTCGCGACATGTATTTGCTTGCGCAGTACGTCTCGGATGACGAATTTGAAGCGGCCGAAGAAATCAATCACAGCTTCTAAGCTGCGATGGGTGTCGTGGACCCGAAGATGACCTTCCCGCGGAAGCTCTCCCTGTTGCTGATGGTTGCTGATTTCGTGGATTTGGCGCGAGGGCGTGAGGCCGTCCTGGTGCAATTGGGAATCGATGAGCATCAGTACATGCGGTTCGCCCACACCGCGAGGCAGTTTTCGGACACTCACACTTGCGGAAGCGCGAGGCTAGCGGCAGTCGCATAGAACTTCCGCTCTCTGCCGGGGATGACTGGTCAACCCACGGCGGCAAGCCCCCGGTTCGACCGCCGGGAGCAGGAAGGCTCAGGGCGGTCACACCCGGCTCCAGTGGTCAAGGGACGCTCCGCCGACGCTCCCCGTTGGCTGCGAGCATCCCGGCCCCGCACCCGTGTGAGGCCGGGGGAGCCCCGCTCGGAGGGACCGGAGGACAGTACCGCCGGGCGGGGCAGGCAAAGTGTGGGCGTGACCCTTACCCCACCGCGTAGGTTGAGTCAGGCACCGCGAGCGCCCCACGCGCTTGCCTTATCGAAAGGGTGCGTATGAAGCGAATCGTTGCCCGAATGTGGAAACTCATTCGCGGCCCCCTGCAATGGCGTGTCCTGTGGTTCGCCCACGCCAAGTTCATGATCGGCGTCACGGGTGTGGTGCGAAACGAAGAAGGGCAAGTCCTTTTGCTCAAGCACCGCATGTGGCCCTCCGATCGGCCATGGGGGCTTCCGACCGGATACGCGATCAAGAGCGAAGAATTCCCCAAGACCATCGTTCGAGAGGTTCGGGAAGAAACCGGCCTTGAAGTCGTTCCGGGGCGACTGGTTCAGGTAACCAGTGGCTACAAGCTCCGCGTGGAAATCGCATACGAGGCTCTTCACATGGGTGGAACTCTGAAGATTGACGGCTTCGAGATTCTGGAGGCGAAATGGTTCAGTCCGGAGGCTCTCCCGGAAGGGATGCAAGAGTCTCACGTTCAGCTCATCAAGGCGGGTATGGAGACTTAACGGAACTCGCCCCGAATGAGTCTGTTATCGGCGCTAAGGCAATAGCGGTGCTCGCGGCCATGCGCGCCGACGCGTCCCCGCTCATGGGGAAGCAC
Above is a window of Streptomyces sp. NBC_01803 DNA encoding:
- a CDS encoding ATP-binding protein, producing the protein MCLVPVRSGTAGFALHFPAHPVWVRNARQAVRTALRSVDVANDELVDTAVLLTSELVSNAISASLNCLTPPPVDIHAFWSPEGHLQVKVYDRAPGDPEVPGELPPLDDEYGRGLLLLAHCAREWAICRHAPGPGKTVWFQL
- a CDS encoding NUDIX domain-containing protein — its product is MKRIVARMWKLIRGPLQWRVLWFAHAKFMIGVTGVVRNEEGQVLLLKHRMWPSDRPWGLPTGYAIKSEEFPKTIVREVREETGLEVVPGRLVQVTSGYKLRVEIAYEALHMGGTLKIDGFEILEAKWFSPEALPEGMQESHVQLIKAGMET
- a CDS encoding helix-turn-helix domain-containing protein; this translates as MGLRGKPSQRQRRLGAELRRMREDVGLTATKAGAEVGLSAAHLNHIEAGRTSISPEKIRGLAAFCGCKQERLIESLIAMSQSNGRGWWSEYEHPPHNQAVRDLAELESMSVRLRAFQWVNVPGMLQTPEYMRALFKAGHPDMPAENREQFVEFRLRRQRLLTDPKPPEFHAVIHEAALRMEFVGREVMQRQVEHMVEMACLPHVKIQILPFRTEAYPGGFGCSFVCFDAAVAELSTVYVEHPASSPFVIDQSNLAQFSDAFANLGAVALPPIAPGAASNVSVRRDSLGLIQRLMYDL